From one Culex quinquefasciatus strain JHB chromosome 3, VPISU_Cqui_1.0_pri_paternal, whole genome shotgun sequence genomic stretch:
- the LOC6045114 gene encoding neurofibromin isoform X4 has protein sequence MATQKPGEWANSLLARFEEQLPYRTGPHGTQARLSIDQTMTCLIQISRYRFSLVISGLTKMLQRVNEIFIILQFQPPACRGHEPERCCYDSLIVILETLERCLSGQSKDTARFEEAMNVKLLLREICQFIDIQNENNQNAASLKALASKVLYALSQNHFGAVFNRISARLQELSTCSEENPDYSDIELIQHIDLDVNRLTKLLAETIQKFKSLKKSAHFILLNSLEKALWNWIEFHPKEFEDLQRSPNDELSKCCETFFDILDSYAENKKARTLLWPLQIMLLVLSPKVLEEIVNADSGAPCSPRHVKKKHFMEGIKKGLGAHASSKQSTESAAIACVKLCKASTYININDSNNVTFQLVQSVINDLKALLFNPAKPFSRSQIYNTQDTDLMIDCWVSCFRIKPHNNEALKVCLSLNSPPAYHYVIVSSLLKIVTHARLPWWPKIDLVYARSAELRALFTDTLNKATQGYIAHTPLRMITSLTLKSKDAQSRLTRPDEGPAHKALLLLMVRLIHADPMLLLNSLGKAGHEVQSSTLELINGLVSLVHQPTMPDVAQEAMEALLALHSPDKIEVWNPEAPINTFWDVSSQVLFSISQKLIQHQIANYTDVLKWLREILICRNTFLQRHKDYATVGCHIAICRQAHIKLEVVFFMYLWSVDLDAVMVSLSCFGLLCEEAEIRSGSDELSVGLILPNYHLYQELSHVSSTLTTQNTESRYNFYEHTQGRAALQKNIMSLLRKIEHCVNGVQPAWEETFRNWEVTSKLLQNYPKGKLEDGQAEVLHRSMGKRRASHQSTEHDLEEQITEWANMTWFLLALGGVCLQKPRNQRTTHTQALPIGASGPSLMQSTTSLSSSSSGRGSMHPIMGSLVSSMGGGSQDVQYCPVTQFIGQLLRLLVCNNEKFGPQIQKHVKELVGQEMSAQLYPILFDQIRAIVEKFFDQQGQVVVTDINTQFIEHTIYIMKSVLDGRQSKDQNDQPSNSEHLGVTSIENLMLAIVRYVRHLDMTVHAIHIKTKLCQLVEVMMKRRDDLAFRQEMKFRNKLVEYLTDWVMGTSHQIAPPSSGDVTIITRDLDQACMEAVAALLRGLPLQPEESDRGDLMDAKSALFLKYFTLFMNLLNDCVDGSEADKDANNPPLLPPRPRVAAGKLTALRNATIQAMSNLLSANIDSGLMHSIDLGYNPDLQTRAAFMEVLTQILQQGTEFDTLAESVMADRFEQLVQLVTMISDKGELPIAMALASVVTTSQMDELARVLVTLFDAKHLLSPLLWNMFYREVEVSDCMQTLFRGNSLGSKIMAFCFKIYGASYLQGLLEPLIRPLLDDPVTSFEVDPARLEATEDIEVNRKNLIALTQKVFDAIVNSADRFPPQLRSMCHCLYQVLSKRFPNLLQNNIGAVGTVIFLRFINPAIVSPQELGIVGKQVPTQIKRGLMLMSKILQNIANHVEFSKEQHMLCFNDFLRSHFEGGRRFFIQIASDCETVDQTSHSMSFISDANVLALHRLLWSHQERIGDYLSSSRDHKAVGRRPFDKMATLLAYLGPPEHKPVDSHLLFSSYARWSSIDMSSTNFEEIMVKHQMHEKEEFKTLKSMNIFYQAGTSKAGNPVFYYIARRYKIGETNGDLLIYHVILSLKPFCHSPFEVVIDFTHTCSDNRFRTEFLQKWFYVLPEVAYENLHAVYIYNCNSWVREYTKFHDRILVPLKGCRKLIFLDSPAKLNDVIDPEQQKLPGATLSLDEDLKVFNNALKLSHKDTKVAIKVGPTALQITSAEKTKVLAHSVLLNDVYYASEIEEVCLVDDNQFTLSIANESSQLSFIHNDCDNIVQAIIHIRNRWELSQPDSVTVHQKIRPKDVPGTLLNMALLNLGSSDPNLRTAAYNQLCALTATFDLKIEGQLLETQGLCIPSNNTIFIKSVSETLATNEPHLTLEFLEECIQGFQRSTIELKHLCLEYMTPWLANLVRFCKPSDEGKRQKQVALILEKLINLTIDQKEMYPSIQAKIWGSIGQIPELIDMVLDNFIHKSVSSGLGSPQVEIMADTAVALASANVQLVAKKVIGRLCRVMDKTCHSPTQYLEQHMMWDDIAILARYLLMLSFNNCLDVARHLPYLFHSVTFLVCSGSLSMRASTHGLVINIIHSLCTCTKPSFSEETQRVLRLSLDEFSLPKFYLLFGISKVKSAAVTAFRSSCRHPNDRWLGNERVSQAPPADRERLALPSLEVITDALLEIMEACMRDIPECDWLQTWTSLAKSFAFCYNPALQPRALIVFGCISKSITDQDVKQLLRILVKALESFNDIILLEALVMCLTRLQPLLRPESPIHKALFWIAISVLQLDESTLYAAGLALLEQNLHTLNSQQLFDKQNIADVMMATREPLEWHFKQLDHAVGLSFKSNFHFALVGHLLKGFRHPTPTTVSRTSRILTMLLGIIAKPQRRDKFEVTPESVAYLTALVCLSEEVRSRCHVKHTLPRVDVAGGDPTAAGAATGGAQPGSAGGNGGNVRRQKSWDMLDQSAIQYARQSHKVQQHQDPAIKGKSWRSLDLTHNPNLGMISHSSFVSHACTNTNTTTVTPSAYSNNTNTNIPNNSNSNNSNNTNVNSINTGGPVAGGGAYHRSDFRNRRSSSEPVNNQMVLNNPNIAKLLALKQAHIYSGTSASSAPPSAICTSTTTSTITTNLLTTYCTTTTTTTNTSTLTISTAHSSATNSTSPAQSIEDVENDDDANNFIVDCLQDISSIKERGSRSSVSNESNVLLDPEVLPDSSTQALVLTVLATLVKYTTDETETRVLYQYLAEGSVVFPKVFPVIHSLLDQKVNNVLSVSNDQIVLASVQSIIQNMLASEDASQQPLHFLQSCGFGGLWRFAGPFTKYNMMVESSELFVNCLEAMVETCLPVEETAPMPPSPRPYNLSSSLSSLTLGSPTDKAFSSESLDHDGFSGSVSSLRRASCSKARSTKHRFVDSPTHNI, from the exons ATGGCCACCCAGAAGCCCGGCGAGTGGGCCAACTCGCTTTTGGCCCGGTTCGAGGAACAG CTGCCATACCGCACCGGTCCTCATGGAACGCAAGCTCGTCTCAGTATCGACCAGACGATGACCTGTTTAATTCAGATCTCCCGGTACCGGTTCTCGCTGGTCATTTCCGGCCTAACCAAGATGCTCCAGCGGGTCAACGAGATT TTTATTATTTTGCAGTTTCAGCCGCCGGCCTGCCGCGGTCACGAGCCCGAACGCTGCTGCTACGATTCGCTGATAGTAATTCTGGAGACGCTCGAGCGATGCCTGTCCGGACAGTCCAAGGATACGGCACGGTTCGAGGAAGCCATGAACGTGAAGCTGCTACTGAGAGAAATATGTCAGTTTATAG ATATTCAAAACGAAAACAATCAGAACGCAGCCTCACTGAAAGCGTTAGCTTCCAAAGTCCTGTACGCTCTATCTCAGAATCATTTCGGAGCTGTTTTCAATCGCATTTCGGCACGACTGCAGGAACTCAGCACCTGCTCGGAGGAAAACCCAGATTACAGCGACATCGAGCTCATACAACATATCGATTTGGACGTGAATCGCCTGACTAAGCTGTTGGCAGAAACCATACAAAAGTTCAAATCGTTGAAAAAGTCAGCCCACTTTATACTGCTGAATTCCCTGGAAAAGGCCCTCTGGAATTGGATAGAGTTCCACCCAAAAGAGTTTGAAGACTTGCAGCGCAGCCCGAATGACGAGCTATCAAAGTGCTGCGagacatttttcgatattttggatTCGTACGCAGAAAACAAAAAGGCCAGAACACTGTTGTGGCCACTGCAAATAATGTTGCTGGTGCTAAGTCCCAAGGTGCTGGAAGAAATCGTAAACGCAGACTCTGGAGCTCCTTGCTCGCCGAGGCACGTGAAGAAAAAACATTTCATGGAAGGCATCAAAAAGGGCCTAGGAGCACACGCATCTTCGAAACAGTCCACCGAATCAGCAGCTATCGCGTGTGTCAAGCTATGCAAGGCATCAACGTACATCAACATCAACGACTCCAACAACGTAACGTTTCAACTGGTGCAGAGCGTCATCAATGATCTGAAGGCACTGCTGTTCAACCCAGCCAAACCATTCTCCCGATCGCAGATTTACAACACCCAGGATACCGACCTTATGATCGACTGTTGGGTGTCCTGCTTTCGGATCAAACCGCACAACAACGAAGCACTTAAGGTCTGTCTCAGTCTTAACTCACCGCCAGCATATCATTACGTCATTGTCAGCTCGCTGCTGAAGATCGTGACCCATGCTCGGTTGCCTTGGTGGCCTAAGATTGATCTGGTGTACGCCAGATCGGCAGAACTACGCGCCCTCTTCACGGACACTCTGAACAAAGCCACCCAAGGCTACATAGCGCACACTCCACTCAGGATGATCACATCGCTTACGCTCAAGTCAAAAGACGCTCAGAGTAGACTGACACGACCCGACGAAGGTCCGGCCCACAAAGCGCTACTTCTGCTGATGGTAAGACTGATTCATGCCGATCCAATGCTATTGCTGAACAGTCTCGGCAAAGCCGGCCACGAAGTGCAGAGTTCAACGCTGGAGTTGATCAACGGGTTAGTCTCACTGGTTCATCAACCCACCATGCCCGACGTTGCACAAGAAGCTATGGAAGCATTACTAGCCCTTCATTCGCCTGACAAAATTGAGGTTTGGAATCCTGAAGCACCAATCAACACGTTCTGGGACGTCAGCTCACAAGTTTTGTTCTCAATATCCCAGAAACTAATTCAGCATCAAATTGCCAACTACACCGACGTACTGAAATGGTTGCGAGAAATATTGATCTGCCGGAATACCTTCCTCCAGAGACACAAGGATTACGCCACCGTAGGATGTCACATCGCGATCTGCCGGCAGGCACACATCAAGCTAGAAGTTGTATTCTTCATGTATTTATGGTCTGTGGATTTGGACGCGGTTATGGTTTCGCTGTCTTGCTTCGGATTGCTATGCGAAGAGGCTGAAATTCGCTCGGGTTCGGACGAGCTCAGTGTGGGACTCATTTTGCCAAACTATCATCTCTACCAGGAACTGTCACACGTGTCCAGCACGCTGACAACGCAAAACACCGAATCGCGATACAACTTTTACGAGCACACACAAGGACGAGCGGCTCTGCAAAAAAACATCATGTCGCTGTTGAGGAAAATCGAGCATTGTGTGAACGGCGTGCAGCCCGCATGGGAAGAAACGTTCCGAAACTGGGAGGTCACCTCAAAACTGTTGCAGAACTATCCCAAGGGAAAGCTGGAAGATGGACAAGCGGAGGTCCTTCATAGAAGCATGGGTAAGCGAAGAGCTAGTCACCAAAGTACGGAGCACGATCTCGAAGAGCAGATCACCGAATGGGCAAACATGACATGGTTCCTGTTGGCGCTTGGTGGCGTTTGCTTGCAGAAACCTCGTAACCAACGAACGACCCACACCCAGGCGCTACCCATCGGTGCTAGTGGCCCTTCGTTGATGCAGTCTACCACGTCACTGTCCAGTTCCAGCTCTGGTCGTGGCTCGATGCATCCGATTATGGGCTCGCTGGTGTCATCAATGGGAGGCGGTAGTCAAGATGTTCAGTATTGTCCCGTTACGCAGTTCATCGGCCAGTTGCTGCGTCTGCTGGTTTGCAACAACGAAAAGTTTGGGCCCCAAATTCAAAAGCACGTGAAAGAGCTTGTCGGACAGGAAATGTCAGCCCAACTTTATCCAATACTGTTTGATCAGATTCGAGCAATCGTGGAAAAGTTCTTCGACCAGCAAGGCCAGGTCGTGGTTACCGACATCAACACGCAGTTTATCGAGCATACCATTTACATCATGAAATCGGTGTTGGATGGACGGCAAAGCAAGGATCAGAACGATCAACCGTCCAACTCGGAACATCTGGGCGTAACTAGCATCGAGAATCTTATGTTGGCCATTGTACGTTACGTTCGCCACCTTGATATGACAGTGCATGCAATCCACATCAAAACAAAGCTGTGCCAATTGGTGGAGGTGATGATGAAACGTCGAGACGATCTCGCTTTTCGACAGGAGATGAAGTTCCGCAACAAGCTGGTTGAATACCTTACCGATTGGGTCATGGGAACGTCCCATCAGATCGCGCCGCCGAGTTCCGGAGACGTTACAATCATCACTCGTGATTTGGACCAGGCCTGTATGGAAGCGGTTGCTGCCCTTCTTCGTGGGCTACCGCTCCAACCGGAAGAATCGGATCGTGGCGATCTGATGGATGCAAAGAGTGCATTGTTCCTAAAGTATTTCACTCTCTTTATGAATCTCCTGAATGACTGCGTAGATGGATCTGAAGCAGACAAGGATGCCAACAATCCGCCGCTGTTACCTCCAAGACCTCGTGTAGCAGCCGGGAAGTTGACAGCACTACGGAACGCTACAATTCAGGCAATGTCCAATCTACTTAGCGCAAACATTGATTCCGGCCTAATGCACTCGATTGATTTGGGCTATAATCCCGATTTACAAACCAGAGCAGCTTTTATGGAAGTGCTTACACAAATCCTGCAACAAGGAACCGAGTTTGACACACTAGCAGAATCCGTGATGGCCGATCGATTTGAACAGCTGGTTCAGCTTGTGACAATGATAAGTGACAAGGGTGAATTACCTATCGCGATGGCTTTGGCATCGGTGGTCACAACTTCTCAAATGGATGAGCTTGCGCGCGTTTTGGTAACCCTGTTTGATGCCAAACACTTGCTGTCCCCTCTGCTGTGGAACATGTTTTACCGTGAGGTGGAGGTTTCCGATTGCATGCAGACGCTGTTCCGTGGAAACTCTTTGGGAAGCAAAATAATGGCCTTCTGCTTCAAGATCTACGGTGCAAGCTATCTACAGGGACTGCTGGAACCGCTGATTCGTCCACTGCTTGACGATCCAGTCACAAGCTTCGAGGTAGATCCTGCTCGCTTGGAGGCCACAGAGGACATCGAAGTGAACAGAAAGAATCTGATTGCCCTTACGCAGAAAGTGTTTGACGCCATTGTCAACTCCGCGGACCGGTTTCCGCCACAACTTCGCTCAATGTGTCACTGCTTGTACCAGGTGCTGAGCAAACGATTCCCGAATTTACTACAGAACAACATTGGAGCGGTAGGAACGGTTATCTTTCTACGATTCATCAATCCAGCGATCGTGTCCCCACAAGAGTTGGGCATCGTTGGAAAGCAAGTCCCCACTCAAATCAAGCGTGGTCTCATGCTAATGTCCAAAATTCTGCAAAACATTGCGAACCACGTGGAATTCTCCAAAGAGCAGCACATGCTCTGTTTCAACGACTTCCTGCGATCGCACTTCGAGGGCGGTCGGAGATTCTTCATTCAAATCGCTTCCGATTGTGAAACTGTTGATCAAACGTCGCACAGTATGAGCTTCATATCGGATGCGAACGTGCTGGCACTGCATCGCTTGTTGTGGTCTCACCAGGAACGCATCGGAGACTATCTGTCGAGCAGTCGAGATCACAAAGCCGTCGGAAGACGTCCGTTTGATAAGATGGCAACGCTGTTGGCGTATCTTGGGCCGCCGGAGCACAAACCTGTGGATTCGCACCTGTTGTTTTCAAGCTATGCGCGCTGGAGTTCGATCGATATGTCGTCGACAAACTTTGAGGAGATAATGGTCAAGCATCAGATGCACGAGAAGGAGGAGTTCAAGACGCTCAAGTCGATGAACATTTTCTATCAGGCTGGCACGAGCAAAGCGGGTAATCCGGTGTTTTACTACATTGCTCGACGGTACAAGATCGGAGAGACGAATGGAGACTTGCTGATTTACCACGTGATACTGTCGCTGAAACCGTTCTGCCACTCGCCGTTTGAAGTTGTGATCGACTTTACGCACACCTGTTCGGATAACCGCTTCCGGACGGAGTTCCTTCAAAAGTGGTTCTACGTTCTTCCGGAGGTTGCGTATGAGAATCTGCACGCAGTTTACATTTACAATTGCAATTCATGGGTTCGAGAGTATACCAAGTTTCACGATCGCATACTGGTACCGCTGAAAGGTTGTCGTAAGCTGATCTTCCTAGATTCGCCAGCTAAACTTAACGATGTCATCGATCCCGAACAGCAAAAACTTCCCGGTGCGACACTTTCGCTGGACGAAGATTTGAAGGTGTTCAACAACGCACTCAAACTGAGTCACAAAGACACCAAGGTTGCTATTAAGGTTGGACCAACGGCACTGCAGATTACATCCGCTGAGAAGACAAAAGTGCTAGCACATTCGGTGCTGCTGAACGATGTGTACTATGCGTCTGAAATTGAAGAAGTTTGTCTGGTAGACGATAACCAGTTTACGTTGTCCATTGCCAACGAGAGTTCCCAGCTGAGTTTCATACACAACGACTGCGACAACATCGTCCAAGCAATAATCCACATCCGCAACCGGTGGGAGCTGAGTCAACCGGACTCGGTGACGGTTCATCAGAAGATACGTCCGAAGGATGTTCCTGGTACGCTACTGAACATGGCGCTGCTGAATTTGGGTTCGTCCGATCCCAACCTGAGAACGGCTGCCTACAATCAGCTGTGCGCGTTGACGGCGACGTTCGATCTCAAAATCGAGGGCCAACTGCTGGAAACGCAGGGATTGTGCATTCCGTCGAACAACACCATCTTCATCAAGTCGGTTAGCGAGACGCTTGCCACGAACGAGCCACATTTGACGCTCGAGTTCCTGGAAGAGTGTATTCAAGGCTTTCAACGGAGTACGATTGAGCTGAAGCATTTGTGTTTGGAGTACATGACACCGTGGTTGGCTAATTTGGTGCGGTTTTGTAAACCATCCGACGAAGGTAAACGCCAGAAGCAGGTTGCGCTGATTTTGGAGAAGCTGATCAATCTCACCATTGACCAGAAGGAGATGTACCCCTCGATACAGGCGAAGATCTGGGGGTCGATTGGTCAAATCCCCGAGCTGATTGATATGGTTCTGGATAATTTTATTCATAAATCGGTGAGCTCCGGGTTGGGATCGCCACAGGTGGAGATCATGGCTGATACAGCGGTGGCGTTGGCTTCCGCAAATGTACAACTAGTGGCGAAGAAGGTGATTGGGCGACTGTGTCGAGTTATGGACAAAACGTGTCATTCACCAACGCAGTATCTCGAGCAGCACATGATGTGGGACGACATCGCGATTCTGGCCCGCTACTTGCTCATGTTGTCGTTCAACAACTGCTTGGACGTCGCCCGTCATCTGCCGTACCTGTTTCATTCGGTAACGTTCCTGGTGTGCAGCGGATCTCTGTCGATGCGCGCCTCAACCCACGGTCTAGTCATCAACATCATACACTCACTGTGTACGTGTACAAAGCCCTCCTTTTCGGAGGAAACCCAGCGCGTCCTTCGCCTGTCGTTGGACGAGTTCTCGTTGCCAAAGTTCTATCTGCTGTTCGGTATCAGCAAGGTCAAATCCGCAGCCGTGACTGCGTTCCGTTCGTCGTGTCGTCATCCGAACGATCGCTGGCTGGGAAATGAACGAGTCTCGCAGGCTCCTCCCGCCGATCGTGAACGGCTAGCGCTACCCTCGCTGGAGGTCATCACCGATGCGCTGCTGGAAATCATGGAGGCCTGCATGCGAGACATCCCCGAGTGCGACTGGTTGCAGACGTGGACATCGCTGGCGAAGAGCTTCGCCTTCTGCTACAATCCTGCGCTGCAACCGAGGGCGTTGATCGTTTTCGGGTGCATCTCCAAGAGTATTACCGACCAGGACGTCAAACAATTGCTGCGGATCTTGGTGAAGGCCCTGGAGTCCTTCAACGATATAATTCTGCTGGAGGCTCTAGTCATGTGTCTAACACGCCTGCAACCGCTGCTCCGTCCAGAGTCCCCGATCCACAAGGCCCTGTTCTGGATAGCGATCAGCGTGCTCCAGCTGGACGAATCAACGCTGTACGCGGCCGGGCTGGCGCTGCTCGAGCAGAACCTCCACACGCTCAACTCGCAGCAACTGTTCGACAAGCAGAACATCGCCGACGTCATGATGGCAACGCGGGAACCCCTCGAGTGGCACTTCAAACAGCTCGACCACGCCGTCGGCCTCTCGTTCAAGTCCAACTTCCACTTTGCGCTGGTGGGCCACCTGCTGAAGGGGTTCCGCCACCCGACGCCGACGACCGTGTCGCGCACGTCGCGCATCCTCACCATGCTGCTGGGCATCATCGCCAAGCCCCAGCGCCGGGACAAGTTCGAGGTGACGCCGGAGAGTGTGGCGTACCTGACGG CACTCGTCTGTCTCTCGGAGGAGGTACGATCGCGGTGTCACGTGAAGCACACGCTACCGCGGGTGGACGTGGCCGGCGGAGATCCGACGGCAGCGGGTGCAGCCACAGGTGGAGCGCAGCCCGGAAGCGCTGGCGGAAACGGTGGGAACGTTAGGCGTCAAAAATCGTGGGACATGTTGGACCAGTCGGCGATTCAGTACGCGCGGCAGTCGCACAAGGTGCAGCAGCATCAG GACCCAGCTATCAAAGGAAAATCCTGGCGAAGTCTTGACTTAACCCATAATCCGAATCTGGGAATGATCAGTCATTCCTCGTTTGTGTCACATGCTTGTACTAATACCAACACGACTACAGTCACACCTTCTGCGTATAGTAACAATACCAACACCAACATCCCGAATAATAGTAACAGCAACAACAGTAACAACACGAATGTAAACAGTATCAATACGGGTGGTCCGGTCGCTGGTGGTGGTGCCTACCATCGGAGTGACTTCCGCAACCGGCGTTCTTCGTCAGAACCGGTTAACAATCAGATGGTTCTGAACAATCCCAACATTGCCAAGTTGCTGGCCCTCAAACAGGCCCACATTTACTCCGGTACCAGTGCTTCTTCTGCTCCTCCTTCTGCTATTTGTACCtctacaacaacatcaacaattaCAACAAACTTACTCACCACATACTGTAcaacaaccaccaccaccacgaaTACCAGTACGCTGACGATCAGTACTGCCCACAGTAGTGCTACTAACAGCACTAGCCCGGCCCAATCTATCGAAGATGTTGAGAACGACGATGACGCGAATAACTTTATCGTCGACTGCTTGCAAGACATTTCATCGATCAAA GAACGCGGCTCCCGCTCGTCCGTGTCCAACGAGTCGAACGTGCTGCTCGATCCGGAGGTGCTGCCGGATTCGTCCACGCAAGCACTGGTGCTGACGGTGCTGGCAACGCTGGTCAAGTACACCACCGACGAGACGGAAACGCGCGTGCTGTACCAGTACCTGGCCGAGGGTTCCGTTGTGTTCCCGAAGGTGTTTCCGGTGAT CCACTCGCTGCTCGACCAGAAGGTAAACAACGTGCTGTCGGTGTCCAACGATCAGATCGTGCTCGCTTCGGTGCAAAGCATCATCCAGAACATGCTGGCCAGCGAGGACGCCTCGCAGCAGCCGCTTCACTTCCTGCAGAGCTGCGGTTTCGGCGGACTGTGGCGATTCGCTGGACCGTTCACCAAG TACAACATGATGGTCGAATCCTCCGAACTTTTTGTCAACTGTCTGGAGGCGATGGTCGAGACGTGTCTGCCGGTGGAGGAAACCGCTCCGATGCCGCCGTCACCGCGGCCCTACAACCTGAGCTCGAGCCTGAGCAGCCTGACGCTGGGATCGCCGACGGACAAAG